A single Hippocampus zosterae strain Florida chromosome 1, ASM2543408v3, whole genome shotgun sequence DNA region contains:
- the muc3a gene encoding mucin-3A isoform X3 — protein sequence MASSSTAVILAVLLIGLSSTDVPHRIENYNVAENAISTATPDLGGTTDLVGSATTETPDLATTEPAVPGTTEPAGPATTEPAGPATTEAPDLATTEPAGLGTTEPAGPGTTETPDLATTEPAGPATTEQADPGTTEPAGPGTTEPASPATTEPTGPATTEAPDLATTEPAGPATTEAPDLATTEPAGPGTTEPAGPATTETPDLATTEPAGPATTEPAGPGTTEPAGQGTTETPDLATTEPAGPGTTETPDLATTESAGSGTTEPAGPGTTETPDLATTEPPGPGTTEPAGPATTEPAGPATTEPAGPGTTEPAGPATTEPAGPGTTEPAGPGTTETPDLATTKPAGPGTTETPDLATTEPAGPGTTETPDLATTEPPGPGTTEPVGPATTEPAGPATTEPAGPATTEAPDLATTEPAGPGTTETPDLATTEPAGPGTTEPAGPGTTETPDLATTEPASPGTTEPAGPATTEAPDLATTEPAGPGTTEPAGPGTTEAPDLATTEPAGPGTTETPDLATTEPAGPATTEPAGPATTEAPDLATTEPAGPATTEGPDLTTTEPAGPATTDPVGPATTEPASPGTTEQLETTAPLSTVPPSSTAEPSSDPIPSPKPTTLAPGTTTTIHCQNGGTLIGGICACISGFHGNACQFLNETISIDHIERLVKIQMVVNQEYNPNYDNTSSAEYRNFVDNFTMEMEKFYREKKVQQLDKVVVTNVSRAASPTLMRRSASALERRRLAVDGTATRRATPQGVNVSHEVVLLIKNDPTSNEAYRDEVDTIDGALQSLINCQTGCPYNVTEKPTVDQTEVNLNTLCNSILDPDVAQHYKAVNLSNTLVCVTRCDQIYGPDFLQCYNDGVCRVSVGVGAICNCKDLGSTWYLGNDCGLPIQKVAFYAGLVATLVCLLVTIAGLTAYVIINKKEQTRKKDIKKKLVNNWISDEIEWSRSEKLSTGTFNAGHLNPTFPYDAPRRTPPMRQHNDSRQSGRSSPAVSMYRLDGAARGNNGSLRPNGFPISDQEMRIQRPQIRSSWDA from the exons ATGGCGTCGTCGTCTACAGCTGTGATTCTGGCTGTCCTACTCATCGGCCTGTCTTCTACCGATG TTCCTCATCGCATAGAAAACTACAATGTAGCAGAAAATGCCATCTCTACAGCAACCCCAGACCTGGGTGGGACCACTGACCTGGTTGGTTCCGCAACAACTGAGACACCTGATCTGGCCACAACCGAGCCAGCCGTTCCAGGCACAACGGAGCCAGCCGGTCCTGCCACAACCGAACCAGCAGGTCCGGCCACAACCGAGGCACCTGATCTGGCCACAACCGAGCCAGCCGGTCTGGGTACAACCGAGCCAGCTGGTCCGGGCACAACTGAGACACCTGATCTGGCCACAACCGAGCCTGCCGGTCCAGCCACAACCGAGCAAGCCGATCCAGGCACAACCGAGCCAGCCGGTCCAGGCACAACCGAGCCAGCCAGTCCTGCCACAACCGAACCAACCGGTCCGGCCACAACCGAGGCACCTGATCTGGCCACAACCGAGCCAGCCGGTCCGG CCACAACCGAGGCACCTGATCTGGCCACAACCGAGCCAGCCGGTCCGG GCACAACCGAACCAGCCGGTCCGGCCACAACTGAGACACCTGATCTGGCCACAACCGAGCCAGCCGGTCCGGCCACAACCGAGCCAGCCGGTCCGGGTACAACCGAGCCAGCCGGTCAGGGCACAACTGAGACACCTGATCTGGCCACAACCGAGCCAGCCGGTCCAGGCACAACTGAGACACCTGATCTGGCCACAACCGAGTCAGCCGGTTCAGGCACAACCGAGCCAGCCGGTCCGGGCACAACTGAGACACCTGATCTGGCCACAACCGAGCCACCCGGTCCAGGCACAACCGAGCCAGCCGGTCCTGCCACAACCGAACCAGCCGGTCCGGCCACAACTGAGCCAGCCGGTCCGG GCACAACCGAGCCAGCCGGTCCGGCCACAACCGAGCCAGCTGGTCCGGGTACAACCGAGCCAGCCGGTCCGGGCACAACTGAGACACCTGATCTGGCCACAACCAAGCCAGCTGGTCCGGGCACAACTGAGACACCTGATCTGGCCACAACCGAGCCAGCTGGTCCGGGCACAACTGAGACACCTGATCTGGCCACAACCGAGCCACCCGGTCCAGGCACAACCGAGCCAGTCGGTCCGGCCACAACCGAACCAGCCGGTCCGGCCACAACAGAGCCAGCCGGTCCGGCCACAACCGAGGCGCCTGATCTGGCCACAACGGAGCCAGCCGGTCCAGGCACAACTGAGACACCTGATCTGGCCACAACCGAGCCAGCCGGTCCAGGCACAACCGAGCCAGCCGGTCCGGGCACAACTGAGACACCTGATCTGGCCACAACTGAGCCAGCCAGTCCTGGCACAACCGAGCCAGCCGGTCCGGCCACAACCGAGGCGCCTGATCTGGCCACAACCGAGCCAGCCGGTCCGGGTACAACCGAGCCAGCTGGTCCGGGCACAACCGAGGCGCCTGATCTGGCCACAACCGAGCCAGCCGGTCCAGGCACAACTGAGACACCTGATCTGGCCACAACCGAACCA GCCGGTCCGGCCACAACTGAGCCAGCCGGTCCGGCCACAACCGAGGCGCCTGATCTAGCCACAACCGAGCCAGCCGGTCCGGCCACAACCGAGGGACCTGATCTAACCACAACCGAGCCAGCCGGTCCGGCCACAACCGATCCAGTGGGTCCGGCCACAACCGAGCCAGCCAGTCCGGGGACAACTGAGCAGCTAGAGACCACCGCCCCCTTGAGTACAGTACCACCATCATCAACAGCAGAACCTTCATCAGATCCCATACCTTCACCAAAACCCACCACATTAGCTCcagggacaacaacaacaattcacTGCCAAAACGGAGGAACGTTAATTGGCGGCATTTGTGCCTGTATCAGCGGATTCCATGGAAATGCTTGCCAGTTCCTGAACGAAACCATATCGATCG ATCACATCGAACGTTTGGTGAAAATTCAAATGGTGGTCAACCAGGAATACAACCCCAATTACGACAACACCAGCTCAGCGGAATACAGAAACTTCGTTGATAATTTTACCATGGAG ATGGAGAAATTTTACAGAGAAAAGAAAGTGCAACAGCTTGACAAAGTGGTGGTAACCAATGTTAG CCGAGCGGCCTCGCCAACGTTGATGAGACGTTCGGCCTCTGCACTGGAGAGG CGCAGATTAGCCGTCGATGGTACGGCCACCCGCAGAGCTACACCACAAGG CGTCAACGTCAGCCACGAAGTGGTTTTGTTGATCAAAAACGATCCCACCTCTAACGAAGCATATCGGGACGAAGTGGATACGATCGATGGGGCTCTGCAATCGCTGATTAATTGCCAAACAG GTTGCCCCTACAATGTGACAGAGAAACCGACTGTGGATCAGACTGAAGTGAATTTGAACA CACTTTGCAACTCCATCTTGGATCCGGACGTGGCTCAGCACTACAAGGCCGTGAACCTCAGCAACACGCTGGTGTGCGTCACTCGATGCGATCAAATATACGGCCCGGATTTTCTTCAATGCTACAACGATGGAGTGTGCAGAGTTTCCGTGGGTGTCGGTGCCATTTGCAa TTGTAAGGATTTGGGATCCACATGGTACTTAGGAAATGACTGCGGGTTGCCCATCCAAAAAGTTGCCTTCTATGCCGGTTTGGTGGCCACCCTGGTTTGTCTACTCGTCACCATAGCAGGCTTGACCGCGTACGTGATCATCAACAAGAAAGAGCAGACAAG gaaaaaagacattaaaaagaaGCTGGTGAACAACTGGATCAGCGACGAAATCGAGTGGTCCCGATCCGAGAAACTCTCGACAGGCACCTTTAATGCTG GACACCTGAACCCGACGTTCCCCTACGACGCGCCGCGGCGGACACCGCCGATGCGCCAACACAACGACTCGAGACAGTCAGGCCGGTCCAGCCCGGCCGTGAGCATGTACAGGCTCGACGGAGCGGCCCGCGGGAATAACGGATCGCTTCGCCCCAACGGATTCCCTATCTCTGATCAAGAG ATGAGGATCCAAAGGCCGCAGATCAGGTCATCGTGGGACGCCTGA
- the muc3a gene encoding mucin-3A isoform X11 codes for MASSSTAVILAVLLIGLSSTDVPHRIENYNVAENAISTATPDLGGTTDLVGSATTETPDLATTEPAVPGTTEPAGPATTEPAGPATTEAPDLATTEPAGLGTTEPAGPGTTETPDLATTEPAGPATTEQADPGTTEPAGPGTTEPASPATTEPTGPATTEAPDLATTEPAGPATTEAPDLATTEPAGPGTTEPAGPATTETPDLATTEPAGPATTEPAGPGTTEPAGPGTTETPDLATTEPPGPGTTEPAGPATTEPAGPATTEPAGPGTTEPAGPGTTEPAGPATTEPAGPGTTEPAGPGTTETPDLATTKPAGPGTTETPDLATTEPAGPGTTETPDLATTEPPGPGTTEPVGPATTEPAGPATTEPAGPATTEAPDLATTEPAGPGTTETPDLATTEPAGPGTTEPAGPGTTETPDLATTEPASPGTTEPAGPATTEAPDLATTEPAGPGTTEPAGPGTTEAPDLATTEPAGPGTTETPDLATTEPAGPATTEPAGPATTEAPDLATTEPAGPATTEGPDLTTTEPAGPATTDPVGPATTEPASPGTTEQLETTAPLSTVPPSSTAEPSSDPIPSPKPTTLAPGTTTTIHCQNGGTLIGGICACISGFHGNACQFLNETISIDHIERLVKIQMVVNQEYNPNYDNTSSAEYRNFVDNFTMEMEKFYREKKVQQLDKVVVTNVSRAASPTLMRRSASALERRRLAVDGTATRRATPQGVNVSHEVVLLIKNDPTSNEAYRDEVDTIDGALQSLINCQTGCPYNVTEKPTVDQTEVNLNTLCNSILDPDVAQHYKAVNLSNTLVCVTRCDQIYGPDFLQCYNDGVCRVSVGVGAICNCKDLGSTWYLGNDCGLPIQKVAFYAGLVATLVCLLVTIAGLTAYVIINKKEQTRKKDIKKKLVNNWISDEIEWSRSEKLSTGTFNAGHLNPTFPYDAPRRTPPMRQHNDSRQSGRSSPAVSMYRLDGAARGNNGSLRPNGFPISDQEMRIQRPQIRSSWDA; via the exons ATGGCGTCGTCGTCTACAGCTGTGATTCTGGCTGTCCTACTCATCGGCCTGTCTTCTACCGATG TTCCTCATCGCATAGAAAACTACAATGTAGCAGAAAATGCCATCTCTACAGCAACCCCAGACCTGGGTGGGACCACTGACCTGGTTGGTTCCGCAACAACTGAGACACCTGATCTGGCCACAACCGAGCCAGCCGTTCCAGGCACAACGGAGCCAGCCGGTCCTGCCACAACCGAACCAGCAGGTCCGGCCACAACCGAGGCACCTGATCTGGCCACAACCGAGCCAGCCGGTCTGGGTACAACCGAGCCAGCTGGTCCGGGCACAACTGAGACACCTGATCTGGCCACAACCGAGCCTGCCGGTCCAGCCACAACCGAGCAAGCCGATCCAGGCACAACCGAGCCAGCCGGTCCAGGCACAACCGAGCCAGCCAGTCCTGCCACAACCGAACCAACCGGTCCGGCCACAACCGAGGCACCTGATCTGGCCACAACCGAGCCAGCCGGTCCGG CCACAACCGAGGCACCTGATCTGGCCACAACCGAGCCAGCCGGTCCGG GCACAACCGAACCAGCCGGTCCGGCCACAACTGAGACACCTGATCTGGCCACAACCGAGCCAGCCGGTCCGGCCACAACCGAGCCAGCCGGTCCGG GCACAACCGAGCCAGCCGGTCCGGGCACAACTGAGACACCTGATCTGGCCACAACCGAGCCACCCGGTCCAGGCACAACCGAGCCAGCCGGTCCTGCCACAACCGAACCAGCCGGTCCGGCCACAACTGAGCCAGCCGGTCCGGGTACAACCGAACCAGCCGGTCCGG GCACAACCGAGCCAGCCGGTCCGGCCACAACCGAGCCAGCTGGTCCGGGTACAACCGAGCCAGCCGGTCCGGGCACAACTGAGACACCTGATCTGGCCACAACCAAGCCAGCTGGTCCGGGCACAACTGAGACACCTGATCTGGCCACAACCGAGCCAGCTGGTCCGGGCACAACTGAGACACCTGATCTGGCCACAACCGAGCCACCCGGTCCAGGCACAACCGAGCCAGTCGGTCCGGCCACAACCGAACCAGCCGGTCCGGCCACAACAGAGCCAGCCGGTCCGGCCACAACCGAGGCGCCTGATCTGGCCACAACGGAGCCAGCCGGTCCAGGCACAACTGAGACACCTGATCTGGCCACAACCGAGCCAGCCGGTCCAGGCACAACCGAGCCAGCCGGTCCGGGCACAACTGAGACACCTGATCTGGCCACAACTGAGCCAGCCAGTCCTGGCACAACCGAGCCAGCCGGTCCGGCCACAACCGAGGCGCCTGATCTGGCCACAACCGAGCCAGCCGGTCCGGGTACAACCGAGCCAGCTGGTCCGGGCACAACCGAGGCGCCTGATCTGGCCACAACCGAGCCAGCCGGTCCAGGCACAACTGAGACACCTGATCTGGCCACAACCGAACCA GCCGGTCCGGCCACAACTGAGCCAGCCGGTCCGGCCACAACCGAGGCGCCTGATCTAGCCACAACCGAGCCAGCCGGTCCGGCCACAACCGAGGGACCTGATCTAACCACAACCGAGCCAGCCGGTCCGGCCACAACCGATCCAGTGGGTCCGGCCACAACCGAGCCAGCCAGTCCGGGGACAACTGAGCAGCTAGAGACCACCGCCCCCTTGAGTACAGTACCACCATCATCAACAGCAGAACCTTCATCAGATCCCATACCTTCACCAAAACCCACCACATTAGCTCcagggacaacaacaacaattcacTGCCAAAACGGAGGAACGTTAATTGGCGGCATTTGTGCCTGTATCAGCGGATTCCATGGAAATGCTTGCCAGTTCCTGAACGAAACCATATCGATCG ATCACATCGAACGTTTGGTGAAAATTCAAATGGTGGTCAACCAGGAATACAACCCCAATTACGACAACACCAGCTCAGCGGAATACAGAAACTTCGTTGATAATTTTACCATGGAG ATGGAGAAATTTTACAGAGAAAAGAAAGTGCAACAGCTTGACAAAGTGGTGGTAACCAATGTTAG CCGAGCGGCCTCGCCAACGTTGATGAGACGTTCGGCCTCTGCACTGGAGAGG CGCAGATTAGCCGTCGATGGTACGGCCACCCGCAGAGCTACACCACAAGG CGTCAACGTCAGCCACGAAGTGGTTTTGTTGATCAAAAACGATCCCACCTCTAACGAAGCATATCGGGACGAAGTGGATACGATCGATGGGGCTCTGCAATCGCTGATTAATTGCCAAACAG GTTGCCCCTACAATGTGACAGAGAAACCGACTGTGGATCAGACTGAAGTGAATTTGAACA CACTTTGCAACTCCATCTTGGATCCGGACGTGGCTCAGCACTACAAGGCCGTGAACCTCAGCAACACGCTGGTGTGCGTCACTCGATGCGATCAAATATACGGCCCGGATTTTCTTCAATGCTACAACGATGGAGTGTGCAGAGTTTCCGTGGGTGTCGGTGCCATTTGCAa TTGTAAGGATTTGGGATCCACATGGTACTTAGGAAATGACTGCGGGTTGCCCATCCAAAAAGTTGCCTTCTATGCCGGTTTGGTGGCCACCCTGGTTTGTCTACTCGTCACCATAGCAGGCTTGACCGCGTACGTGATCATCAACAAGAAAGAGCAGACAAG gaaaaaagacattaaaaagaaGCTGGTGAACAACTGGATCAGCGACGAAATCGAGTGGTCCCGATCCGAGAAACTCTCGACAGGCACCTTTAATGCTG GACACCTGAACCCGACGTTCCCCTACGACGCGCCGCGGCGGACACCGCCGATGCGCCAACACAACGACTCGAGACAGTCAGGCCGGTCCAGCCCGGCCGTGAGCATGTACAGGCTCGACGGAGCGGCCCGCGGGAATAACGGATCGCTTCGCCCCAACGGATTCCCTATCTCTGATCAAGAG ATGAGGATCCAAAGGCCGCAGATCAGGTCATCGTGGGACGCCTGA
- the muc3a gene encoding mucin-3A isoform X29, giving the protein MASSSTAVILAVLLIGLSSTDVPHRIENYNVAENAISTATPDLGGTTDLVGSATTETPDLATTEPAVPGTTEPAGPATTEPAGPATTEAPDLATTEPAGLGTTEPAGPGTTETPDLATTEPAGPATTEQADPGTTEPAGPGTTEPASPATTEPTGPATTEAPDLATTEPAGPATTEAPDLATTEPAGPGTTEPAGPATTETPDLATTEPAGPATTEPAGPGTTEPAGQGTTETPDLATTEPAGPGTTETPDLATTESAGSGTTEPAGPGTTETPDLATTEPPGPGTTEPAGPATTEPAGPATTEPAGPGTTEPAGPGTTETPDLATTEPASPGTTEPAGPATTEAPDLATTEPAGPGTTEPAGPGTTEAPDLATTEPAGPGTTETPDLATTEPAGPATTEPAGPATTEAPDLATTEPAGPATTEGPDLTTTEPAGPATTDPVGPATTEPASPGTTEQLETTAPLSTVPPSSTAEPSSDPIPSPKPTTLAPGTTTTIHCQNGGTLIGGICACISGFHGNACQFLNETISIDHIERLVKIQMVVNQEYNPNYDNTSSAEYRNFVDNFTMEMEKFYREKKVQQLDKVVVTNVSRAASPTLMRRSASALERRRLAVDGTATRRATPQGVNVSHEVVLLIKNDPTSNEAYRDEVDTIDGALQSLINCQTGCPYNVTEKPTVDQTEVNLNTLCNSILDPDVAQHYKAVNLSNTLVCVTRCDQIYGPDFLQCYNDGVCRVSVGVGAICNCKDLGSTWYLGNDCGLPIQKVAFYAGLVATLVCLLVTIAGLTAYVIINKKEQTRKKDIKKKLVNNWISDEIEWSRSEKLSTGTFNAGHLNPTFPYDAPRRTPPMRQHNDSRQSGRSSPAVSMYRLDGAARGNNGSLRPNGFPISDQEMRIQRPQIRSSWDA; this is encoded by the exons ATGGCGTCGTCGTCTACAGCTGTGATTCTGGCTGTCCTACTCATCGGCCTGTCTTCTACCGATG TTCCTCATCGCATAGAAAACTACAATGTAGCAGAAAATGCCATCTCTACAGCAACCCCAGACCTGGGTGGGACCACTGACCTGGTTGGTTCCGCAACAACTGAGACACCTGATCTGGCCACAACCGAGCCAGCCGTTCCAGGCACAACGGAGCCAGCCGGTCCTGCCACAACCGAACCAGCAGGTCCGGCCACAACCGAGGCACCTGATCTGGCCACAACCGAGCCAGCCGGTCTGGGTACAACCGAGCCAGCTGGTCCGGGCACAACTGAGACACCTGATCTGGCCACAACCGAGCCTGCCGGTCCAGCCACAACCGAGCAAGCCGATCCAGGCACAACCGAGCCAGCCGGTCCAGGCACAACCGAGCCAGCCAGTCCTGCCACAACCGAACCAACCGGTCCGGCCACAACCGAGGCACCTGATCTGGCCACAACCGAGCCAGCCGGTCCGG CCACAACCGAGGCACCTGATCTGGCCACAACCGAGCCAGCCGGTCCGG GCACAACCGAACCAGCCGGTCCGGCCACAACTGAGACACCTGATCTGGCCACAACCGAGCCAGCCGGTCCGGCCACAACCGAGCCAGCCGGTCCGGGTACAACCGAGCCAGCCGGTCAGGGCACAACTGAGACACCTGATCTGGCCACAACCGAGCCAGCCGGTCCAGGCACAACTGAGACACCTGATCTGGCCACAACCGAGTCAGCCGGTTCAGGCACAACCGAGCCAGCCGGTCCGGGCACAACTGAGACACCTGATCTGGCCACAACCGAGCCACCCGGTCCAGGCACAACCGAGCCAGCCGGTCCTGCCACAACCGAACCAGCCGGTCCGGCCACAACTGAGCCAGCCGGTCCGG GCACAACCGAGCCAGCCGGTCCGGGCACAACTGAGACACCTGATCTGGCCACAACTGAGCCAGCCAGTCCTGGCACAACCGAGCCAGCCGGTCCGGCCACAACCGAGGCGCCTGATCTGGCCACAACCGAGCCAGCCGGTCCGGGTACAACCGAGCCAGCTGGTCCGGGCACAACCGAGGCGCCTGATCTGGCCACAACCGAGCCAGCCGGTCCAGGCACAACTGAGACACCTGATCTGGCCACAACCGAACCA GCCGGTCCGGCCACAACTGAGCCAGCCGGTCCGGCCACAACCGAGGCGCCTGATCTAGCCACAACCGAGCCAGCCGGTCCGGCCACAACCGAGGGACCTGATCTAACCACAACCGAGCCAGCCGGTCCGGCCACAACCGATCCAGTGGGTCCGGCCACAACCGAGCCAGCCAGTCCGGGGACAACTGAGCAGCTAGAGACCACCGCCCCCTTGAGTACAGTACCACCATCATCAACAGCAGAACCTTCATCAGATCCCATACCTTCACCAAAACCCACCACATTAGCTCcagggacaacaacaacaattcacTGCCAAAACGGAGGAACGTTAATTGGCGGCATTTGTGCCTGTATCAGCGGATTCCATGGAAATGCTTGCCAGTTCCTGAACGAAACCATATCGATCG ATCACATCGAACGTTTGGTGAAAATTCAAATGGTGGTCAACCAGGAATACAACCCCAATTACGACAACACCAGCTCAGCGGAATACAGAAACTTCGTTGATAATTTTACCATGGAG ATGGAGAAATTTTACAGAGAAAAGAAAGTGCAACAGCTTGACAAAGTGGTGGTAACCAATGTTAG CCGAGCGGCCTCGCCAACGTTGATGAGACGTTCGGCCTCTGCACTGGAGAGG CGCAGATTAGCCGTCGATGGTACGGCCACCCGCAGAGCTACACCACAAGG CGTCAACGTCAGCCACGAAGTGGTTTTGTTGATCAAAAACGATCCCACCTCTAACGAAGCATATCGGGACGAAGTGGATACGATCGATGGGGCTCTGCAATCGCTGATTAATTGCCAAACAG GTTGCCCCTACAATGTGACAGAGAAACCGACTGTGGATCAGACTGAAGTGAATTTGAACA CACTTTGCAACTCCATCTTGGATCCGGACGTGGCTCAGCACTACAAGGCCGTGAACCTCAGCAACACGCTGGTGTGCGTCACTCGATGCGATCAAATATACGGCCCGGATTTTCTTCAATGCTACAACGATGGAGTGTGCAGAGTTTCCGTGGGTGTCGGTGCCATTTGCAa TTGTAAGGATTTGGGATCCACATGGTACTTAGGAAATGACTGCGGGTTGCCCATCCAAAAAGTTGCCTTCTATGCCGGTTTGGTGGCCACCCTGGTTTGTCTACTCGTCACCATAGCAGGCTTGACCGCGTACGTGATCATCAACAAGAAAGAGCAGACAAG gaaaaaagacattaaaaagaaGCTGGTGAACAACTGGATCAGCGACGAAATCGAGTGGTCCCGATCCGAGAAACTCTCGACAGGCACCTTTAATGCTG GACACCTGAACCCGACGTTCCCCTACGACGCGCCGCGGCGGACACCGCCGATGCGCCAACACAACGACTCGAGACAGTCAGGCCGGTCCAGCCCGGCCGTGAGCATGTACAGGCTCGACGGAGCGGCCCGCGGGAATAACGGATCGCTTCGCCCCAACGGATTCCCTATCTCTGATCAAGAG ATGAGGATCCAAAGGCCGCAGATCAGGTCATCGTGGGACGCCTGA